DNA from Candidatus Rokuibacteriota bacterium:
GCTCTACTCCTTCCACCGCGAAGCGGTTTCGTTCAACTGATTGTTCTAAGGAATTCTCGATGCCGTTAGCACCGCACGGCCTGCCATGGCTGACCAGGCCGGCGGGTGGCACGGCGATGGGGCGGGCCCCCGCAAGGGGAGGGGCCGCGCGCAACGGCGGACCCCACACCGGGCCACCCACGCCTGCGGCGCGGGTACCCGGCGAGCACGGCGGGGCGGCCCCCACGCGAAGCGTGGGGAGTGCCGGGACAGGACCCGCCGGCCTGATCGAAGACGCTACGTCCAGACCAGGTCGAAGAGACGGCAGGTGTTCGTCGAGAGGCGGTACATCACTTCGTCAACCGGCAACTGCTTGATCTTGGCCACCTCCTCCGCCACCCGCGACGCCAGCCACGGCCCGGAGGGAAGCCCTTCGAACTCACCCTTGAAGGGCCAGGGGGCGTCCGTCTCGACGAGGAGAGACTCGAGCGGAACCCACTGGACAAGCTCCCGGTCCCGCTCCCGGTACACCACCTCCGGCGAGACCGAGACATAGTAGCCCGCCTCCACGATCGCGCGGGTCACGTCGGCGGGCGCCTTGTGCCAGTGGAAGACGGCCCGCTCAATGCCTTTCCGCGTGAGCAGCGGGAGGGCTTGGGCCGCCGCGCCGTGAGGGGCGTGGAGGACGACCGGCAGGTCATAGCGGTGCGCCAGGTCGAGGAGCCGCCCCAGCCGTTCGATCCCCAGCGCCATCACGTCCGCCGCGTCCGCCGCCCCCTCGAGGCGATACCACGGGAGCCCGACCTCGCCCAGCGCCACGATCCGGGAGTGGTACGCCGCGACCTGAGCCTCCACCTGCTCGAGCGCCGCCGCATCGAGCTGCGCCCACTCCGGGTGGTACCCGAGGCAGGCCCAGATGGCCTTCCCGTGCTGGCCCGCCGCCGCGAGCGTCAGTTCGTTGGTCGGCGGATCGCACCCGACGGCGATCATGCCCCAGACATCGTGGGCGAGGGCGCGCGTGAGTGTCTCGCGGATGTCGGCGAATGCTGGATCGTGCAGGTGGCAGTGGCTGTCGATGATCATGCGATGCCCTCAATCCCCTGCGACCACCATGCGGGCAACCCGCACGGTGGGCGCCGACGTCCTGTTCCTCAGCACCAGATCGCTTCCCACCCCGTCAATGGCCCGGAAGATCTCGAGGAGGTTCCCCGCAACGGTGACCTCTTCGACGGGGTAGGCGAGTTGACCGTCCTCGATCCAGAAGCCCACGGCCCCGCGCGAGTAATCGCCGGTGACGAGGTTGACGCCGAACCCGATGAGCTCCGTCACGTAGAAACCCTTCTTGACGGAGGCGATCAGCTCCTCGGGGGCTGCGGGTCCGGGGGCGAGGTAGAGGTTCGTCGTGGCCACGCTGATGCCGCTTCCGTCCCGCGCGGCGTGGTGGGTAGACGGGAGCCCGAGCTTCTTCCCGCTGTACGTATCGAGAAGGTAGGACTCGAGGACTCCCTCCTGGACCAGAACGGTCCGACGGATCGGCAAGCCCTCGCCGTCGAAGGGTCGAGAGCCGAGCGCGGCCGGAAGGGTCCCGTCGTCGACGATGGTGACGGCCGAGGACGCGATGCGCTTGCCGACCCGGTTGAGGAGAAAAGAAGCCCCCCGGTAGAGCGCCGGCCCGGAAGCCGCGCCTGCGAGGGTCCGGACCAGGCTCGCCGCGTTGTCCGGATCGAAGATCACCGGAACCTCCGCGGTCCTCACCTTCCGAGCCCCGAGCCGGCGGACAGCGCGTCGGGCCGCGGTGCGCCCGACCTGCTCCGGCGGCTCGAGCCGCGCCCGCTTTCTCGCAAGCGTGTACCAGGAGTCCCGCTGCATCTCGCCGTTGACGGCGGCAATGGGGGAGACCGTCAGGCTGAAGCTGGAGGTCTGGTACGTGCCCGCGAAGCCGTGGGAGGTGGCGTAGGCGTACTCGGCCTGACGATCGAAGAGTTCGGCTCCCTCAGAGTTCGTGATGCGCGGATCGGCCTCGAGCGCGGCGGCCTCGGCTCGCGTGGCCAGGGCAAGCTTCTCCTCGACCGTGACGGCGTGACCGTCGGGATCGCAGAGGTCGAGGGCGGGGATCCCCGTGCTGAGGTCGCCAGGATCCGGAAGCCCGGCGAGCGGGTCCGCCGCGGTCAGCCGCGCCAGGCCCGTCGCCTCGTCAACCAGCCGCTCGAGAGAACCCGCGGAGAGGTCGGAGGTGGAGGCCGAGGCGGCAGCTTTACCCACGAAGACCCTGAGCGAGAGCCGTTGCTCCCGGGCGTGGGCCACGGCTTCCGGCTGCCCGAGACGGACCTGGACCGACGCATGGCGCTGCTTGACGACGAAGGCGTCGGCCTCCGTCGCGCCCCGCGCCCTCGCCCGCCGGAGGAGGTCCTGCAGGAGGTCGGTCATACGTCCGTGCCGCCCACCGTGATCCCGTCCACGCGGATGGTGGGGAGCCCCACGCCGACCGGGACCGATTGGCCGTCCTTCCCGCAGGTCCCCACCCCCTCATCCAGCTTGAGGTCGTGACCGACGCGGGAGACCCGTGTCAGCACCTCCGGCCCGTTCCCGACCAGCGTCGCCCCCTTCACCGGGGCGGTGACCCGCCCACCCTCGATCAGGTAGGCCTCGCTCGCGGAGAAGACGAACTTCCCGTTCGTGATGTCCACCTGGCCGCCGCCGAAGGCTACCGCGTAGAGCCCGTAGGCGACGGATCGGATGATCTCCGCGGGATCGTCCTGGCCGGCGAGCATGAAGGTGTTGGTCATCCGCGGCATGGGCGGGTAGGCGAACGACTCCCGACGCCCGTTGCCCGTCGCCGCCATCCCCATCAGGCGCGCATTCAGCCGGTCCTGCATGTAGCCCACGAGGACCCCGTGCTCGATCAGGACGTTCCGCCGTGTCGGCGTGCCCTCGTCGTCCATGTTCAGCGAGCCGCGACGGTTCGGGAGCGTGCCGTCGTCCACCACCGTCACCAGCTCGGAGGCCACCTTCTGGCCCATCCGGCCCGAGAACGCCGAGAGCTTCTTGCGGTTGAAGTCTCCCTCGAGCCCGTGCCCGACGGCTTCGTGGAGGAGGATGCCCGGCCATCCGGGCCCCAGGACCACCGTGAAGGTCCCCGCCGGGGCGTCCACGGCCGTGAGCTTCAGGAGCGCCTGTCGGACGGCCTCGCTGCTGTAGCGCTCCCATCGGCCTTCCTCGATGAAAAAGTCGAAGGGCACTCGCCCGCCCCCACCGTGGTGTCCGACCTCGCGCTTGCCGTGCTCCTCGGCGATCACCGTGACGTTGAGACGCGTCAGGGGTCGCACGTCTCCCACGATCCAGCCCGACGCCTGGGCGATCAGGGTGATCTGCTCCTCGCTCCAGAGGCTCGCGATCACCTGCCGGACCCGCGGGTCCGCGCGCGCGGCGCGGTCGATCCGCCGCAGCAGATCGAGCTTGCCCGAGAGGTCGGCAGCCACCGGCGACAGCTCGAGCGAGTAGAGGTCGTGCGGCCGGGGGCCCGACCTGACGGCCACGACCGCAGAACTGCTCGACCGGTCAGCGATCGCCCGGGCCTGGCGCGCGGCCTCCTCCAGGTTCGGGAGCGCGAGGTCATCGGTATGAGCGTAGCCGGTCCGCTCTCCGGACTGGGCCCGCACCCCCGCGCCCTGGCTCACGTGACGGGAGGCCGTCTTGACCGCGCCTTCTTCGAGGACGAGTTCCTCGTTCACCCGGTATTCGAGGTAGAGGTCAGCGTCCTCCACGCGGCCGGCCAGCGCCGAGCCGAGGAGGCGCTCCAGGCGGGACGGAATCAGGCCGAACCGATCGGCAAAAAAGCGTTCGGGGTGCGCAATCCCGCCTGTCATCGCCTGGCTCCTTGGGGTTCCCCGGAAGGGATTTTCATCGTACCACGCCCTCCCGGGGCCCCCGCCGTTTTTTTCGCCGGCACACACCGGTCAGCTCGGCCAGAATTTATAACTTATTTTCCAGCTATTTGGGGGAACGAGCTACGAGAGAGCTTCAAGTGATGCCGCCGTTCGCCTTGTAAGACTGGATGATCTCGTGGAGATGACGCAGGCCTACCATTACAGAGGGGCCCGGGGAGAGGATGTCGGAGCCGTCCAGCTCGTAGATTCGGCCGGCCCTCACGGCGGAGATCGCCCCCCATCCGGGGCGCGAGACGATGGCGGCCGGGTCCACCTTCTTGCCGCACCAGGAAGCGACGATGATTTCGGGATCGCGGCGCGCGACCTCACCGAGGTCCACCACGCGCTCCGCAGCCGCGGGCCTGTCACGGAGCTCGGGAAAGATGTCGCGGCCGCCGGCAAACTCGATCAGCTCCGAGACCCACCGGATGCCGGCGATCGGGGGATCCGGCCACTCCTCGAAGTACACCCGCGGCCGGTCCGGCCAGACGCTGGAGAACTCCCGGATCTGCTTGACCTCGTCCCTCATGTCCTGAATGAGCGCTCGGGCCGCCGCCTCCTGTCCAATCAGGCCGCCGATCATCAGTACCGTCTCGAGGATCTCTTCGAAGGAGCGCTGGTTG
Protein-coding regions in this window:
- a CDS encoding TatD family hydrolase, which gives rise to MIIDSHCHLHDPAFADIRETLTRALAHDVWGMIAVGCDPPTNELTLAAAGQHGKAIWACLGYHPEWAQLDAAALEQVEAQVAAYHSRIVALGEVGLPWYRLEGAADAADVMALGIERLGRLLDLAHRYDLPVVLHAPHGAAAQALPLLTRKGIERAVFHWHKAPADVTRAIVEAGYYVSVSPEVVYRERDRELVQWVPLESLLVETDAPWPFKGEFEGLPSGPWLASRVAEEVAKIKQLPVDEVMYRLSTNTCRLFDLVWT
- a CDS encoding TldD/PmbA family protein codes for the protein MTDLLQDLLRRARARGATEADAFVVKQRHASVQVRLGQPEAVAHAREQRLSLRVFVGKAAASASTSDLSAGSLERLVDEATGLARLTAADPLAGLPDPGDLSTGIPALDLCDPDGHAVTVEEKLALATRAEAAALEADPRITNSEGAELFDRQAEYAYATSHGFAGTYQTSSFSLTVSPIAAVNGEMQRDSWYTLARKRARLEPPEQVGRTAARRAVRRLGARKVRTAEVPVIFDPDNAASLVRTLAGAASGPALYRGASFLLNRVGKRIASSAVTIVDDGTLPAALGSRPFDGEGLPIRRTVLVQEGVLESYLLDTYSGKKLGLPSTHHAARDGSGISVATTNLYLAPGPAAPEELIASVKKGFYVTELIGFGVNLVTGDYSRGAVGFWIEDGQLAYPVEEVTVAGNLLEIFRAIDGVGSDLVLRNRTSAPTVRVARMVVAGD
- the tldD gene encoding metalloprotease TldD, translating into MTGGIAHPERFFADRFGLIPSRLERLLGSALAGRVEDADLYLEYRVNEELVLEEGAVKTASRHVSQGAGVRAQSGERTGYAHTDDLALPNLEEAARQARAIADRSSSSAVVAVRSGPRPHDLYSLELSPVAADLSGKLDLLRRIDRAARADPRVRQVIASLWSEEQITLIAQASGWIVGDVRPLTRLNVTVIAEEHGKREVGHHGGGGRVPFDFFIEEGRWERYSSEAVRQALLKLTAVDAPAGTFTVVLGPGWPGILLHEAVGHGLEGDFNRKKLSAFSGRMGQKVASELVTVVDDGTLPNRRGSLNMDDEGTPTRRNVLIEHGVLVGYMQDRLNARLMGMAATGNGRRESFAYPPMPRMTNTFMLAGQDDPAEIIRSVAYGLYAVAFGGGQVDITNGKFVFSASEAYLIEGGRVTAPVKGATLVGNGPEVLTRVSRVGHDLKLDEGVGTCGKDGQSVPVGVGLPTIRVDGITVGGTDV
- a CDS encoding cobalamin-binding protein yields the protein MYGTAGVDFPRRIVCLTAETAEIVFALGAGDRVVGVPGTATRPPGVREKPKVGGFTTFKLGKVLALEPDLVLAFSDLQKDIVRDLVGAGVPVFATNQRSFEEILETVLMIGGLIGQEAAARALIQDMRDEVKQIREFSSVWPDRPRVYFEEWPDPPIAGIRWVSELIEFAGGRDIFPELRDRPAAAERVVDLGEVARRDPEIIVASWCGKKVDPAAIVSRPGWGAISAVRAGRIYELDGSDILSPGPSVMVGLRHLHEIIQSYKANGGIT